Proteins from a genomic interval of Streptomyces sp. NBC_01445:
- a CDS encoding PDR/VanB family oxidoreductase produces the protein MPRLRTPRLRTVLLVTGSALLARRALRRRIQASPLWPMPALDEPISGRPRARALRLLVTRHESVADGVVQLRLEGQDLPAWEPGAHLDLVLPSGLIRQYSLCGDPEDTSSYTVATRLIEDGRGGSREVHEQLQEGSEVEVRGPRNRFPLTAGAPSYVFVAGGIGITPVLPMLRALEARGADWRLLYAGRTRASMPFLEEAEKLGGERGRVRVVAEDEEGRPDLTGLLAESAPDTAVYCCGPEGLMEAVAAALPGHCELHLERFAPHTSADGNGPFEVELRRTGRTVPVPAGTSVLAAVRAEVPSVSYSCEQGFCGTCQQRVLEGEIDHRDELLTDSERDDSMLICVSRARGERLVLDL, from the coding sequence ATGCCCCGCCTCCGCACCCCACGGCTGCGTACCGTCCTGCTCGTCACCGGCTCCGCCCTGCTCGCGCGCCGCGCCCTGCGCCGCCGCATCCAGGCGTCCCCCCTGTGGCCGATGCCCGCGCTCGACGAGCCGATCTCGGGCCGTCCGCGCGCGCGTGCTCTGCGGCTCCTCGTCACGCGGCACGAGTCCGTCGCCGACGGTGTCGTCCAACTGCGCCTCGAGGGGCAGGACCTGCCCGCCTGGGAGCCGGGCGCGCATCTCGACCTCGTCCTGCCGTCGGGGCTGATCCGGCAGTACTCGCTGTGCGGCGACCCCGAGGACACCTCGTCGTACACCGTGGCGACGCGGCTCATCGAGGACGGCAGGGGCGGCTCGCGCGAGGTGCACGAGCAGCTGCAGGAGGGGTCGGAGGTCGAGGTGCGCGGCCCGCGCAACCGCTTCCCCCTCACCGCCGGCGCCCCGTCGTACGTGTTCGTCGCGGGCGGCATCGGCATCACGCCGGTCCTGCCGATGCTGCGGGCCCTCGAAGCCCGGGGCGCGGACTGGCGGCTGCTGTACGCGGGCCGCACGCGCGCGTCGATGCCGTTCCTGGAGGAGGCGGAGAAGCTCGGCGGCGAGCGGGGCAGGGTGCGCGTCGTCGCCGAGGACGAGGAGGGGCGCCCCGATCTGACGGGCCTGCTCGCGGAGTCGGCGCCGGACACCGCGGTCTACTGCTGTGGGCCGGAGGGGCTGATGGAGGCCGTGGCCGCGGCGCTTCCCGGCCACTGCGAGCTGCATCTCGAACGGTTCGCCCCGCACACGTCGGCCGACGGCAACGGGCCGTTCGAGGTCGAACTGCGGCGCACCGGCCGCACCGTCCCCGTACCGGCGGGCACTTCGGTGCTCGCGGCGGTGCGCGCCGAGGTGCCGAGTGTGTCGTACTCCTGCGAGCAGGGGTTCTGCGGGACGTGCCAACAGCGGGTCCTGGAGGGCGAGATCGACCACAGGGACGAGCTGCTCACGGACTCGGAGCGTGACGACTCGATGCTGATCTGTGTCTCCCGGGCGCGCGGGGAGCGGCTCGTGCTCGACCTGTGA
- a CDS encoding metal-dependent hydrolase has protein sequence MSNTQSRAPRPVADERVALKARRVSFSWDRTPLHWIPDDPFTTHTINVLHLLLPAGERWFVHVYKQVLPYIRDDRLREDVIGFIGQEAMHSQAHDEVLPHLKEQGLDPTPYTAQVDWFFEKLLGDRTLPPGRAREWWLMERVALIAAIEHYTAFLGDWVLNADELDRKGADPTMLDLLRWHGAEEVEHRSVAFELFEHVDGGYRRRVRTWALAFSALMFLWQRGARFFMENDPTVLDGKASFKEFYQGGKRGVLPSTAAMVKSIPRYLSRSYHPSQEGSTAQAVAYLATSPAATAAEARTSNGAV, from the coding sequence ATGTCTAATACGCAGAGCCGGGCACCGCGGCCCGTCGCTGACGAGCGCGTCGCGCTCAAGGCACGCAGGGTCTCCTTCTCCTGGGACAGGACCCCGCTGCACTGGATCCCGGACGACCCGTTCACCACGCACACGATCAACGTGCTGCATCTCCTGCTGCCCGCCGGAGAGCGCTGGTTCGTGCACGTCTACAAGCAGGTCCTGCCGTACATCCGCGACGACCGGCTCCGCGAGGACGTGATCGGGTTCATCGGCCAGGAGGCCATGCACTCGCAGGCCCACGACGAGGTGCTGCCGCACCTCAAGGAGCAGGGTCTCGACCCGACCCCGTACACCGCGCAGGTCGACTGGTTCTTCGAGAAGCTGCTCGGTGACCGGACGCTGCCGCCGGGGCGGGCGCGCGAGTGGTGGCTGATGGAGCGGGTCGCGCTCATCGCCGCGATCGAGCACTACACGGCGTTCCTCGGCGACTGGGTGCTCAACGCGGACGAGCTGGACCGCAAGGGCGCGGACCCCACGATGCTGGACCTGCTGCGCTGGCACGGCGCGGAGGAGGTCGAGCACCGCTCGGTCGCCTTCGAGCTGTTCGAGCACGTCGACGGCGGCTACCGGCGCCGGGTGCGGACCTGGGCGCTCGCGTTCTCGGCTCTGATGTTCCTGTGGCAGCGAGGGGCGCGCTTCTTCATGGAGAACGACCCGACGGTGCTCGACGGCAAGGCGTCGTTCAAGGAGTTCTACCAGGGCGGGAAGCGGGGCGTCCTGCCCTCCACGGCCGCCATGGTGAAGTCCATCCCGCGCTATCTCAGCCGCTCCTACCACCCCTCCCAGGAGGGCAGCACCGCGCAGGCGGTCGCCTATCTGGCCACCTCCCCCGCCGCGACGGCGGCGGAAGCCCGGACCTCGAACGGAGCCGTCTGA
- a CDS encoding TetR/AcrR family transcriptional regulator, with the protein MTTGVRRRMGVEERRQQLIGVALELFSHRSPDDVSIDEIAAAAGISRPLVYHYFPGKLSLYEAALTRAADDLGQRFVEPQEGPLGARLVRVMGRFFDFVDEHGPGFSALMRGGPAVGSSTTNALIDSVRQAAYVQILAHLGVTDPPPRLELVVRSWISLAESTALIWLDGRCIPRRELEAQLVHDFAALAAVSAAYDEEMAGLLRHILADEPADGTFGDLIARLVALAPAPAPSGS; encoded by the coding sequence ATGACAACCGGGGTGCGCCGCAGGATGGGAGTCGAGGAGCGTCGGCAGCAGTTGATCGGGGTCGCACTCGAACTGTTCAGCCACCGCTCCCCCGACGACGTCTCCATCGACGAGATAGCCGCGGCCGCGGGCATTTCCCGGCCGCTGGTCTACCACTACTTCCCGGGCAAACTCAGCCTGTACGAGGCGGCGTTGACGCGCGCGGCAGACGATCTCGGGCAGCGCTTCGTGGAGCCGCAGGAGGGTCCGCTCGGAGCCCGGCTCGTCCGGGTCATGGGGCGGTTCTTCGACTTCGTGGACGAGCACGGGCCCGGCTTCTCGGCGCTGATGCGGGGCGGCCCCGCCGTCGGCTCGTCGACGACGAACGCGCTCATCGACTCGGTCCGGCAGGCCGCGTACGTCCAGATCCTCGCGCACCTCGGCGTCACCGACCCGCCGCCCCGCCTCGAGCTGGTGGTGCGCTCGTGGATCTCGCTCGCCGAGTCCACGGCGCTGATCTGGCTGGACGGGCGGTGCATCCCGCGCCGTGAGCTGGAGGCGCAGCTCGTGCACGACTTCGCGGCGCTCGCCGCGGTGAGCGCCGCGTACGACGAGGAGATGGCGGGGCTGCTGCGCCACATCCTGGCGGACGAGCCCGCCGACGGGACGTTCGGCGACCTCATCGCCCGGCTTGTCGCGCTCGCGCCCGCTCCCGCCCCTTCGGGATCCTGA
- a CDS encoding GNAT family N-acetyltransferase — translation MTPPLTFRRAADGPDDLAALVALYDGAARWMVEQGIDQWQPGEKTEDHFRLRIKEGEVWFAADALSEGAGAYELWWDDEPAWGARPPEAGYVHRLMVRRGAPPGTGRALLAHAEERVAAAGRDLCRLDCVSTNPRLRAYYERAGYAVVGEQPFKSGAGGSKYAVTLMEKRVG, via the coding sequence ATGACGCCGCCACTCACGTTCCGCAGGGCAGCCGACGGACCCGACGACCTCGCCGCGCTCGTCGCCCTGTACGACGGGGCGGCGCGCTGGATGGTGGAGCAGGGCATCGACCAGTGGCAGCCCGGCGAGAAGACCGAGGACCACTTCCGCCTCCGGATCAAGGAGGGCGAGGTCTGGTTCGCCGCCGACGCGCTCTCCGAAGGGGCCGGCGCGTACGAGCTGTGGTGGGACGACGAGCCCGCGTGGGGTGCCCGGCCGCCCGAGGCCGGCTATGTGCACCGCCTCATGGTGCGGCGCGGCGCTCCGCCCGGTACGGGCCGCGCGCTGCTCGCGCACGCCGAGGAGCGGGTCGCCGCCGCGGGCCGTGACCTGTGCCGCCTGGACTGTGTGTCGACGAACCCCCGGCTGCGGGCCTACTACGAGCGCGCGGGCTACGCGGTGGTGGGCGAGCAGCCGTTCAAGTCGGGTGCGGGCGGCAGCAAGTACGCGGTGACGCTCATGGAGAAGCGGGTCGGCTGA
- a CDS encoding tetratricopeptide repeat protein: MSSEDWEVRLTAAWASIDDYDESTAGDFRAVIDDLVAELPDGSPVGPFERGSAFDSTGHSDRAVPLYQEALKLGLSGYRGRRAKIQLSSSLRNIGRPEEGVALLTPELDAPSDELDDAVRATLALCLSSLGRDREGLSLALGALAPHLPRYQRSMANYARLLVEAEPEPV; this comes from the coding sequence CGCGGCGTGGGCGAGCATCGACGACTACGACGAGTCCACCGCGGGCGACTTCCGCGCCGTCATCGACGACCTCGTCGCCGAACTGCCGGACGGCAGCCCGGTCGGCCCGTTCGAGCGCGGCAGCGCCTTCGACTCGACCGGCCACTCGGACCGGGCCGTGCCGCTGTACCAGGAGGCCCTGAAGCTCGGCCTGTCCGGCTACCGGGGCCGCCGCGCGAAGATCCAGCTCTCCAGCTCCCTGCGCAACATCGGCCGACCCGAGGAAGGCGTGGCCCTTCTCACGCCCGAACTCGACGCGCCCTCCGACGAGTTGGACGACGCCGTGCGCGCCACGCTGGCGTTGTGCCTGTCCAGCCTGGGCCGGGACCGCGAGGGCCTGTCGCTGGCCCTCGGCGCGCTGGCGCCCCATCTGCCCCGATACCAGAGGTCGATGGCGAATTACGCCCGCCTGCTGGTCGAAGCGGAGCCGGAGCCGGTGTGA